The proteins below come from a single Fastidiosipila sanguinis genomic window:
- a CDS encoding sensor histidine kinase: MEPNEQDKKQKHNQSKSDQVNKKLEAKRKKSTTNMLKQFNLLIIVLVVLSFLVLIFVYSRIISSAASEERLVQMDRAANAITNFYEDASEKSLWSTNELSVYMSVVAEATGSYLWLYDDTGRLLYINQVPDSAKENIKIGTDNYMYLPKDIIAIDIPEGGINFLGGNFLGLFQDDGNWVTVIRELKNNEGNKVSNLLLAHKIEPVLDSAQYLIEGIFIVFLIAVVLAMVIIVIYTRRISDPIEKLTKAATRVSNGDLSARVDISKYQESRHSYEDDDIMILVKIFNRMVEQIERGNSEQTDFIASISHDLRTPLTSIKGFINAILDGTIPSEKQDHYLGIVQNEVNRLSDLVSDMNSIILLDNDIDPNNFEEFNINETIIETVQGTEILLQEKDIAVQTNIQSGSKAVIVYGDQREISRVIYNLVTNAIKFVPDKEGIISINVDVQGRDIVLITIEDNGPGIAQDKLSHVFDRFYKVDHSRTDRSGSGLGLYICKRILQKHGQSIFAEKSESLGGAKFEFTLPFIRVE; encoded by the coding sequence ATGGAGCCAAACGAGCAAGATAAAAAACAAAAACATAATCAATCTAAATCAGATCAAGTTAATAAGAAGCTTGAAGCAAAACGTAAGAAATCTACGACAAATATGCTTAAGCAGTTTAACTTGCTTATTATTGTGCTTGTAGTTCTATCTTTTCTAGTATTAATTTTTGTTTATTCTAGAATTATTTCATCTGCAGCCTCTGAAGAGCGACTAGTACAAATGGATAGGGCAGCAAATGCTATAACCAATTTCTATGAAGATGCCAGTGAAAAATCTTTATGGAGTACAAACGAATTATCAGTATATATGTCAGTTGTTGCGGAGGCCACAGGATCTTATCTATGGTTATATGATGATACTGGTAGGCTTTTGTATATTAATCAAGTACCTGATTCTGCTAAGGAAAACATCAAGATAGGTACAGATAACTATATGTACTTGCCAAAAGATATAATTGCAATTGATATACCTGAAGGTGGTATTAATTTCTTAGGTGGTAATTTTTTAGGCCTTTTCCAAGATGATGGTAACTGGGTTACAGTTATTAGAGAATTAAAAAATAATGAAGGTAATAAAGTTTCCAATCTGCTTTTAGCGCATAAAATTGAACCAGTCTTAGATAGTGCACAATACTTGATAGAAGGTATTTTTATTGTGTTTCTAATTGCAGTAGTGCTAGCTATGGTAATTATTGTTATCTATACTCGTAGGATTTCAGATCCTATAGAGAAGCTTACCAAAGCAGCAACTCGAGTTTCCAATGGGGATTTATCCGCACGAGTTGATATATCCAAATATCAAGAGAGTCGCCATTCTTATGAGGATGATGACATTATGATCCTTGTAAAAATATTCAATCGTATGGTGGAACAAATTGAGAGAGGTAACTCCGAGCAGACAGACTTTATTGCAAGTATTTCGCACGACCTGAGAACTCCGCTTACCTCTATTAAAGGATTCATAAATGCTATATTAGATGGAACTATTCCGTCAGAGAAGCAAGATCATTATCTTGGTATTGTGCAAAATGAAGTTAATCGACTTAGCGACCTTGTAAGTGACATGAACTCAATTATACTTCTGGATAACGATATTGATCCTAATAATTTCGAAGAGTTTAATATTAATGAAACTATTATTGAGACAGTTCAGGGAACGGAAATTCTTCTGCAAGAGAAAGATATCGCTGTTCAAACAAACATTCAAAGTGGGTCTAAAGCTGTTATAGTCTATGGAGATCAAAGAGAAATTAGTCGAGTTATTTATAACCTTGTTACTAATGCGATTAAATTTGTTCCAGATAAAGAAGGTATAATATCGATTAATGTTGATGTTCAAGGACGAGATATTGTTCTAATTACAATTGAAGATAATGGTCCAGGAATTGCTCAAGATAAATTGAGTCATGTTTTTGATAGATTTTATAAAGTAGATCATTCCAGAACTGATAGGTCTGGTAGTGGTTTAGGTTTATATATATGTAAGCGTATTTTACAAAAACATGGTCAGAGTATTTTTGCGGAAAAAAGTGAGAGTTTAGGTGGAGCAAAATTCGAATTTACTTTACCATTTATAAGAGTTGAGTAG
- a CDS encoding response regulator transcription factor, whose product MAEKKLLVVDDDPNICELIELYFMKEGYEVKACHEGDKAVDAFRDFDPDIILLDLMLPGMDGYDICREIRKESSVPIIMLTARGETLDRVVGLELGADDYIPKPFEPKEVIARVKAVLRRTEITSDSREDKQVEYIEYPGLKVNISSYNVEIADEKIEMPPKELELLFFLATHPDRVFTREQLLGNVWGYDFFGESRTVDVHIKRIREKIEAVDVDGKLPWAIETVWGVGYKFETAEEE is encoded by the coding sequence ATGGCTGAAAAGAAATTATTAGTTGTAGATGATGATCCTAATATTTGTGAATTGATTGAACTTTATTTTATGAAAGAGGGATATGAGGTTAAGGCCTGCCACGAAGGGGACAAAGCAGTAGATGCTTTTAGAGATTTTGACCCAGATATTATTCTTCTTGATTTAATGTTGCCAGGCATGGATGGCTATGATATTTGCCGTGAAATTCGCAAGGAATCCTCAGTGCCTATTATTATGTTGACTGCAAGAGGAGAGACCCTGGATAGAGTTGTAGGATTAGAATTAGGTGCAGATGACTATATTCCTAAACCATTTGAACCTAAAGAGGTTATCGCTCGTGTCAAAGCTGTTTTGCGTAGAACTGAGATTACCTCTGATAGTAGAGAAGATAAGCAAGTTGAATACATTGAATATCCAGGTTTGAAAGTTAATATTTCAAGCTATAATGTTGAGATTGCCGATGAAAAAATCGAGATGCCACCAAAAGAGTTAGAGTTACTATTTTTCTTAGCAACCCACCCAGATAGAGTTTTTACGAGAGAACAACTATTAGGTAATGTTTGGGGTTATGATTTCTTTGGAGAGTCTAGAACTGTTGATGTTCATATTAAGAGAATTCGTGAAAAAATTGAAGCAGTAGATGTAGATGGCAAATTACCTTGGGCTATAGAGACAGTCTGGGGTGTAGGATATAAATTCGAAACTGCTGAAGAAGAATAA
- a CDS encoding aldo/keto reductase, which produces MGKEKITLKLNNGTAIPQIGLGTWQMSPEEAYDSVKFALENGYIHIDGARAYANSEASGRAWKDSGVKREDIWITTKIRAEIKDYEGAQEEIENELASFQTDYLDLVLIHCPQPWAEYKANGEGNRYFKENLEVWKAMVEAYEAGKIKALGVSNFHPVDLENIINNSDVKPVVNQISYRIGYTQDNYVEAAEANDVLIEAYSPLGTGKILNNDDIKKIADKYSKSVAQVAIQYCLQKGHIVLPKSVTPKYILENIELDFELSAEDLDYLDSLDTK; this is translated from the coding sequence ATGGGTAAGGAAAAAATCACATTAAAACTCAATAATGGGACCGCAATACCACAAATAGGTTTGGGTACATGGCAAATGAGTCCAGAAGAAGCGTATGACTCAGTTAAATTTGCACTAGAAAATGGATATATACACATAGATGGTGCAAGAGCTTATGCTAACTCTGAAGCCAGTGGTAGAGCCTGGAAAGATTCAGGTGTTAAGAGAGAAGATATCTGGATCACAACAAAAATTAGAGCAGAGATTAAAGATTACGAAGGTGCTCAGGAAGAGATAGAGAATGAGTTAGCAAGTTTCCAAACAGACTATCTAGACTTAGTTTTGATTCACTGCCCACAACCTTGGGCTGAGTACAAAGCTAATGGTGAAGGGAATAGATATTTCAAAGAAAACTTGGAAGTATGGAAAGCAATGGTTGAAGCATATGAAGCAGGTAAGATTAAAGCTCTTGGAGTATCAAACTTCCACCCAGTAGATTTAGAAAATATCATAAACAACTCAGATGTTAAACCTGTAGTTAACCAAATCAGTTATAGAATCGGATATACACAAGATAATTATGTGGAAGCAGCAGAAGCAAATGATGTTTTAATCGAGGCATACTCACCACTAGGTACAGGCAAGATTCTTAATAATGATGATATTAAGAAAATTGCAGACAAATATTCTAAATCAGTTGCACAAGTGGCTATTCAATACTGCTTGCAAAAAGGACATATAGTTCTTCCTAAATCAGTTACACCAAAGTATATTTTAGAAAATATTGAATTAGACTTTGAATTAAGTGCTGAAGATTTGGATTATCTGGATAGCCTGGATACTAAGTAG